The following proteins come from a genomic window of Deltaproteobacteria bacterium:
- a CDS encoding WYL domain-containing protein, which translates to MSRNDQVTRQWFLLQKLESPRGATLRELAAALPEDSPRHPRTIRRDLEALEVRFPLITERINGQTRWRLMDGYRHVPPLALSPTELMALVFSRDLLQPLDGTEIKASLDSALNKAATALPAEGTTYVQQLQRSFAVGLGPHKTYRQHQQTIDKLTRAIAQSRTIQMRYYSASRDATNRREADPYKLWYNDGALYLIAHCHRRNEPRMFAVDRIQTLTITNQPCQLPLNFDLDAYVRDALVAMRGKPLEVELLFDRPTAAWAKDRQWHQSQQCTFHKDGQMTMRLQVADTSELVGWILHFGSGVRVIEPQSLREKVKEEARKIFSPE; encoded by the coding sequence CAAAAGCTGGAAAGTCCACGTGGAGCGACGCTCCGAGAACTCGCCGCCGCGTTACCTGAAGATAGCCCTCGACATCCGCGCACGATTCGTCGCGACCTTGAGGCATTGGAAGTCCGCTTCCCCTTAATCACCGAACGGATCAATGGACAGACGCGCTGGCGCTTGATGGATGGGTATCGTCACGTTCCTCCACTTGCACTCTCCCCTACAGAACTCATGGCATTGGTCTTCAGTCGCGATTTATTGCAACCACTTGATGGAACAGAAATCAAAGCCTCGCTGGATTCTGCTCTCAACAAAGCAGCGACCGCGTTGCCAGCAGAAGGCACTACCTACGTCCAACAACTGCAGAGGTCATTTGCTGTTGGCTTAGGGCCACACAAGACCTACCGTCAGCATCAACAGACGATTGACAAACTGACGCGCGCCATTGCCCAATCTCGTACCATACAGATGCGCTACTACTCCGCTTCACGAGACGCCACCAATCGTCGCGAAGCCGACCCCTACAAGCTGTGGTACAACGACGGCGCACTGTATCTCATCGCGCACTGTCATCGTCGTAACGAGCCTCGCATGTTCGCGGTTGATCGCATTCAGACGCTCACGATCACGAACCAGCCGTGCCAGTTACCGTTGAACTTTGATCTCGATGCCTACGTCAGAGACGCGCTGGTAGCGATGCGCGGGAAACCACTTGAAGTTGAGTTGCTATTCGACCGACCAACAGCAGCGTGGGCCAAAGACCGGCAATGGCATCAGAGCCAACAGTGCACCTTTCACAAAGACGGACAGATGACCATGCGGCTGCAAGTAGCAGATACTAGCGAGTTAGTTGGCTGGATTTTACACTTTGGCAGCGGCGTACGGGTGATCGAACCACAGTCGTTACGGGAAAAAGTGAAAGAAGAAGCCCGAAAAATATTTTCACCAGAGTGA